A segment of the Hallerella succinigenes genome:
GTATTGTTGGCGGTAATGTGGAGGTAGCTGGCGTTGTCGGAAAGGTTCAGGTTCTTTTCGATGCGGCTGTAGGTTTCGGACTTGGTATCGCAAGCCACGTTTACGTTGCCGAACAGCTTGGCTTCCTTGCAGGCCTTGTTGGCCCACACGCCGGTAAGAGCGTAGTCAGCCGTAGCGTCCTGGTTCAGGAAGTTCATCGGGAGCATGCAGAACAAGAGAGAACATCCACCGCCGAGGAACACGATGTCGTAGTTTTCAGGAATGCCCATCAATTCACGAAGGTATTCTTCGGTCTCTGCGAACATGTTGTCGATTGGCTTTGAACGGTGACTCATAGAGAGAATGCTGATGCCGCTGTTTTCGAAGTCGATGCATGCAGCAGATGCTTCCTTGAGTGCCTGTTCCGGCAGAACCGAAGGTCCTGCGCTAAAGTTGTAGACTTTATTTGCCATGGTTGTGTTCCTTGTGAGGTTTTGTGCTAAATGTTGTTTAGCGCTAATTTAATACGCGGAAAAGATAACAAATTGCAATATGTCCGGCTACATGGGCTTTGAAGAAATAAAAAAGCCCTGCAAGGAGCAGGACTTTTAAAAACGTGTTTTTAAGCTTACGCTTCGAGAGCCTCAATCGCGCGCTGGTATTTACGAATGCGGAACTGGTTTTTCAGTTCGCGATGGTCGTGGCGCGTGTACTTGTCGTCGAGAAGCACATGCAGAATAGCGCTCTTTGCCTTGACAGCCATCGGGTCGTCCTTGAGCGTCGAAACAAATTCCACGAATTCCTTTTCGCGGGCTTCATAGGTTGCTTCTTCAGCTGGAGTGCCTTCTGCCATTAGCTTGCAGCTGTATTCGTCGATCCAAGATTGGTTCTTGATGTGGGTCATCTTCTGAATACGAGCAACCATATCGGCAGGAACACCCAGCTGAAGGATGTCAGCCGGGGTCTTTTTCGTGGAATCGGTAAGGACGTCCTGCAAGACGGCGAGAACCTGGACTTCTTCTGGCTCTCCCTTGCTTTTAAGGTAATCCGCGACATTCTGCAAAAAATCGATGTACGGGCCGCCCGCCTTGTCCTTTTGTCCCTTGTGGACTTCAGCGGCGATCTTATAGGCGTCTTGATACGAAAGCATATGGTTCCTTTTCAAAAGTTTGGGTGCCACCGGCACCTTTATTGAATATGTATAAACAAAAAAGGAAAAGTGTCATGATTTTGTTTTATTTTTCAAAAAATAGGCTCTTGGAAGATCCGAAATTGAATGGGAAACATTTATTTTATATTCTATTTTATGATTGAATATTTATAATTTTTAGTAAAAATTGGCATTTTATACTAAAATCATAAATTTTTATATTCCAAATATTTGAATTTTTAGATTTTGAATATAGATATGAGGTTATGGCACCGATTACGGAATACATGGATTATCGGAAATATATCCGAGATTTTTATGCCGAGCGAAAGGCGCTGTCCGGGTTTTCCTGGGGGGCGTTTGCAAAGCTTGCCGGTTTTTCTTCTCCGGTGTTTTTGCAGTATGTGTGCGAAGGCAAAAAGAACCTGAGCGAAACTTCGGCGCTGCAAGTGGCAAACGCCATGAATCTTTCGAACGTTGAATCGGAATTTTTCAAACGTCTTGTTTCTTTTGGTAGTGTAAATGACATCGATAGCAAGAAAAAAACGCTTGAAGCGTTTTTACGGTTTTCGGAAGAAAGCCATGTGAAAAACGCCATTGCCGATGAATATGGACTTTTTAAATCGTGGAAAAATCTGCTCGTTCGGGAACTGGCTCAGGCCATGCCGAATGCCTCGGCAAAGCGGATTTCTTTGGCTTCGCGTCGCCGGATTTCGACGGGTGAGGTCAAAAAAATCCTTGATTTTTTAGAGCGGGCGGGTTATTTAGAAAAGGAGAATGGAAATTTTAGGCAAACGGAACGCTCCTTAAAAATGGGAAAAGCGATGTCTCCGGTGAAGCGTATGATAGCCCATGACTTACAAATCCAGATGGCGGAGCTTGCCGTCGATGCGCTTAAAAACGAAAGCACCGAGGGGCGCGACATTACAGGGCTTACCATTGGCATTACCCGGGAAAATTACGGGCGCATTGTCCGCGAACTTGCCGAATGCCGTAGACGTATCGTGGCGATTGCCACCGAAGCAGAGCGGACCGATGAGGTTTACCGCCTGAACATGCAGTTTTTCCCGTTGACGAACATCGGCGCTAAACGCGGCAGTGATTGACAATGGATAATGTACAAAATAAGGCGGACTTGATCCGCCTTTACTTATTTCTGCTTTTCTGCCGCAATTTGCCTTGCTTTGTCCAGCAGTTCCCGAGAAACGCCAAGAGACTCAAAAATGCTGATTCCATCTGCAAGTCCATCTTTATGTCCTTCCGCACGGCCTTCCTTGCGGCCTTCCGCACGGCCTTCTTCGCGGCCTTCCTTGCGGGCGTCGATACGCCCTTCGGCGATGCGACAGTCGATTTCTTCCTGTGCTATCATAGCCTTCTCCTGTACGCTTAAAAAGTCGTCCTTCACGTAATCTACCTTGATGCGTTCCAGCGCCGAATCGAAGATGCCGTGCCCGAAGTCCGGAAGCGCCTCGCTTGAACCCGCGTTCTTGAGCAGGTAGAGCCATTTTTCCTCGGGCCGTTCCAGCTTGTCTGCCGACTTGGTGAATCGCGGAAGGTTTACGATAATATAACTATTTTTCGGCGAAACCGGTTCCGCATTCCCGCGACGGAGCGCATTCTTGCTATACACGTTCCAACGGTCAATGGCTTCGCCGCCCGTTTCGGGCAGGTCGAAGTTGCAAATCCAGATGGACACCGTGTCGGGCAGCTCGTAGCGGCGCTTGCGCTGCTCGTCAAAGCCGAGTGCCATGTACTCCGGCGAGCGTTCCATCTCCTGCTTCGCCCGGATGGTGAGGAAGGCGTTGTAGAGAATGGCGCGGTCGATGAAGAACGCGTGGTTCGCCTTCTGCATCTCGATATCGAAGAAACGTCCGTTTTCCGAGGTGGCGAAAATGTCGAAGGTGAGGTTCTTCGGGTAGGGCGTGCGGAAGCGGATTTCCTCTTCGAACTTGAACGTGAGCCGCCTGATGCGGTTGTCGCCTTCCAGGTGCAGAAGTCCGTTGAGGAAACTTTTTAGCGTTTCCTCGTCGCCGAAGAACTCCTTGAAGGCGGGGTCGTAGGTAGGGTCCAGGTAGGTGTGGCCGCTGAAGAACTCGCGGATCTCGGACATCTTTTCGTTTTTTACCATGGTGCATTTCTCCTTATAGAAAAAGACATTTGAAAAATCAAATGTCCATGCGCACCATTCCGAGGCTCAGAAAGGAATGTAGCAAGAACGTGGAAATTGGCAAGTGCTGAATTGTAAAATCTGTGTAGGAAAATCAAGTAGAAGGGTGTATCTTTGAAAAATTTTTTCTATGTTTGGCAAAAATTGGCTCGCGTAGCTCAGTTGGATAGAGCAACTGCCTTCTAAGCAGTGGGTCGTGGGTTCGATTCCCGCCGTGAGTATAAAAAGAGTCCGTCGCAAGGCGGGCTCTTTTTTCAAAATTCGCAAATTCCAAATTTATATGTTCCGAGTTGGTCTAATGCTCGTGCTGATTTTTCTTGATTCTGGATTTTTGTTGTTTTAGTTTAATAGGTAAGGGGCGCGGCCCGACTGCCTTGGTTTAGCGAAGGGATGCTGGAGCAAACCGTAGGGTAGGGCAATCGGGGCGCGTACCCGACTTGTTTCATTGATCATCCTCCTAGCTGAAGTGCAGGGCAGGCGCCCTGCACTTCTCGTTTGAGCACGACGGAAAAATCTCTCTCTTTGTTATCGCATTAAAAAAGGCGGGCTCTTGCGAGCTCGCCTTTTTAATTCTCTGAACTTCGAAAAGATTAGCGCTGACCGGCCTTGGCCTTGTCACCGTACTTCTTGATGAGTTCTTCCTGAATGTTGCGCGGAACCGGGGCGTACTTCTTGAATTCCATGGTGAATTCAGCCTTACCCTGAGTCATGGAGCGGAGGTCCGTTGCGTAACCGAACATTTCGGAAAGCGGAACTTCTGCTTCGATCGTGGTTTCGCCACGTTCTTCCGTGGTGCCGACGATGTTACCGCGACGCTGGGAGATGTTACCCACAACGTTACCCTGGAATTCGGTCGGGGTCGTGATTTCGACCTTCATGATCGGTTCGAGGATCTGAGCGCCAGCCTTTTCGAAAGCCTGACGGAATGCCATACGGGCGCAGATCTGGAACGCCATATCAGAGGAGTCGACTTCGTGGTATGCACCATCCGTGACTTCCATTTCGATGCCGACGACCGGGAAGCCAATCAAGGAACCTGCTTCCATGCAGCTCTGGAAACCCTTATCGCAGGACGGGATGTATTCCTTAGGAATGCGGCCACCCACGACGGAGTTCACAAACTTGTACGTGTTTTCAGCATCGCCTTCGACTTCCATCGGACGCATTTCACCGATGATCTTAGCGAACTGTCCCGAACCACCGGTCTGCTTCTTGTGCGTGTATTCGAACTTAGAAGCGCGGGTGATGGTTTCTCGGTAAGCCACCTGCGGAGCACCGGTCTGGACGTCAACGTGGTATTCACGACGCATACGTTCGATGTAAACGTCGAGGTGAAGTTCACCCATACCCTTGATGATCGTCTGGCCAGATTCCTTGTCGACTTCGACTTGGAATGTCGGGTCTTCCTTTGTGAAGCGGTTGAGAGCCTTGGACATGTTGTCGAGTTCGTCACGGTTCTTAGCTTCGATCACGAGTTCGATCACCGGATTCGGGACGTGCATAGAAGTCATGTTGAACTTGTTCTTGCCATCGGTAAAGGTCGTACCGGATGCGCAGTCGATGCCGAACAAAGCGACGATGTCGCCTGCGCCGGCTTCGGTAATGTCCACCATTTCGTCTGCGTGCATACGGACGAGACGGCCAACGCCAACCTTCTTGCCGGTTGCCATGTTGACAATGGAATCGCCCTTCTTGATTGTACCCTGATAAACGCGGATGTAGGTCAACTGGCCATAGCGGTCGTTGACGAGCTTGAACGCGTAGCAAACGAGCGGAGCGTTGTCTTCGCTCTTGAGAACAACTTCCTGTTCGTTGTTGTCGATATCGAGAGCCTTGTTTTCGACTTCTGTCGGATTCGGGAGGTAGTCGATAACGCCGTCGAGGAGCTTCTGAACGCCGATGTTCTTGTGAGCGGAGCCCATGAAGACCGGGGTGAGTTCGAGGGAAATCGTCTGTTCGCGGATGGTCTTCTTGAGGAGATCCTTGTCGATTTCATCCACGCCGTACTTGCCTTCCATAGCAAGTTCCATGATTGTGTCGTTGTAATCTGCGCAGCAGTCAACGAGCTTTTCACGGTATTCCTGAGCCTGATCCTTGAGTTCGTCCGGGATGTCGGTGATACGGACGTCGTCGCCGTTAGCGCCTTCGAAGTAGTATGCCTTCATTTCGACAAGGTCGACCACGCCCTTGAGCTGGTCTTCGAGGCCGATGGGGATCTGCATAACGATCGGCTTGTGATTGAGCTTTTCCTTGAGCATCACAGCCACGCGGAGCGGGTTTGCGCCGGAACGGTCGCACTTGTTGACGAACACGACGCGCGGGACGTGATAGCGCTTCATCTGACGGTCAACAGTGATGGACTGAGACTGGACGCCTTCCACGCCGGTCAAAACGAGGATTGCACCGTCCAACACGCGGAGGGAGCGTTCCACTTCAATCGTGAAGTCCACGTGCCCCGGGGTATCGATGATGTTGATAGTGTCCTTTTCGCCGGTAATCGTGTGAGTCCAGTTAGCGAAGGTGGCTGCAGACTGAATCGTGATGCCGCGTTCGCGTTCGAGTTCCATGGAGTCCATCGTAGCGCCGACGCCGTCTTTACCACGAACTTCGTGGATTGCGTGAATACGCTTTGTGAAATAGAGGATACGTTCGGTGAGGGTAGTCTTACCCGAGTCAATGTGGGCAGAGATACCGATGTTTCTATGGTGTTGGATATCTTTCATTTTTGTTTCCGTGAAAAGTTTGATAAAACTGGCGCCCAAAATAGAAAAATTTTGGGGTTGGCTCAAGGCTTTATTTAAAAGGAGTCCTGAAATAGGCCTTGATTGAGTTTAAAGAGGGTTAAATTTGCGAAATTTCGCCGGATTCGATACTGCTGAAGTAGGCCTTGGCGACTTTGGCGACGCCGTAGGTATCGTAGGCGGCATAGGCTCCGCTGCTCACCGCTCCGATGACGGGAAGAGCCCGTGTCAGAGCCTTGAGAGGGGACTTTTTGAGCAAAAGATGTGTCCCTGCTCGGACTGCAACGTCCCGGCCGACTTGGAAGACGGACTGCTTGCAAAGGCACCAAACGAGGGACTGCTTTGTCAGGTAACCGAGTTTTCCATAGACGGCTGCGATGTCTGCAACGAGCTGCGCCTGGATGCGCCAAATCGCGGCGAGGTCCGGAAGGGTGGAAATGAGGCCCACGACGCCGCCTGGGGCGGAGAGGGTGGCGCTTACGACCGCAGCCTTGAGTGCGGCGGTTTCCGTCATCCGTTTGATCTTTTCGTCGGGATTGTCGAGCGGGGAAAGTCCCGAATTCGGAATTTCCGAGAAGTAGTCTTTCAGCTTGAAGTGCAAATCCATAGTTTTAAATTACTATAAAAATGTCAAAACGAGCTTTGCCGCAAGACCGGTGATGGGGAGGTGGATCGAATTTCCTTTCGCTTCGAAGATCATCTTCA
Coding sequences within it:
- a CDS encoding Rpn family recombination-promoting nuclease/putative transposase, with product MVKNEKMSEIREFFSGHTYLDPTYDPAFKEFFGDEETLKSFLNGLLHLEGDNRIRRLTFKFEEEIRFRTPYPKNLTFDIFATSENGRFFDIEMQKANHAFFIDRAILYNAFLTIRAKQEMERSPEYMALGFDEQRKRRYELPDTVSIWICNFDLPETGGEAIDRWNVYSKNALRRGNAEPVSPKNSYIIVNLPRFTKSADKLERPEEKWLYLLKNAGSSEALPDFGHGIFDSALERIKVDYVKDDFLSVQEKAMIAQEEIDCRIAEGRIDARKEGREEGRAEGRKEGRAEGHKDGLADGISIFESLGVSRELLDKARQIAAEKQK
- a CDS encoding HD domain-containing protein; this encodes MLSYQDAYKIAAEVHKGQKDKAGGPYIDFLQNVADYLKSKGEPEEVQVLAVLQDVLTDSTKKTPADILQLGVPADMVARIQKMTHIKNQSWIDEYSCKLMAEGTPAEEATYEAREKEFVEFVSTLKDDPMAVKAKSAILHVLLDDKYTRHDHRELKNQFRIRKYQRAIEALEA
- the fusA gene encoding elongation factor G; protein product: MKDIQHHRNIGISAHIDSGKTTLTERILYFTKRIHAIHEVRGKDGVGATMDSMELERERGITIQSAATFANWTHTITGEKDTINIIDTPGHVDFTIEVERSLRVLDGAILVLTGVEGVQSQSITVDRQMKRYHVPRVVFVNKCDRSGANPLRVAVMLKEKLNHKPIVMQIPIGLEDQLKGVVDLVEMKAYYFEGANGDDVRITDIPDELKDQAQEYREKLVDCCADYNDTIMELAMEGKYGVDEIDKDLLKKTIREQTISLELTPVFMGSAHKNIGVQKLLDGVIDYLPNPTEVENKALDIDNNEQEVVLKSEDNAPLVCYAFKLVNDRYGQLTYIRVYQGTIKKGDSIVNMATGKKVGVGRLVRMHADEMVDITEAGAGDIVALFGIDCASGTTFTDGKNKFNMTSMHVPNPVIELVIEAKNRDELDNMSKALNRFTKEDPTFQVEVDKESGQTIIKGMGELHLDVYIERMRREYHVDVQTGAPQVAYRETITRASKFEYTHKKQTGGSGQFAKIIGEMRPMEVEGDAENTYKFVNSVVGGRIPKEYIPSCDKGFQSCMEAGSLIGFPVVGIEMEVTDGAYHEVDSSDMAFQICARMAFRQAFEKAGAQILEPIMKVEITTPTEFQGNVVGNISQRRGNIVGTTEERGETTIEAEVPLSEMFGYATDLRSMTQGKAEFTMEFKKYAPVPRNIQEELIKKYGDKAKAGQR
- a CDS encoding DUF697 domain-containing protein, which codes for MDLHFKLKDYFSEIPNSGLSPLDNPDEKIKRMTETAALKAAVVSATLSAPGGVVGLISTLPDLAAIWRIQAQLVADIAAVYGKLGYLTKQSLVWCLCKQSVFQVGRDVAVRAGTHLLLKKSPLKALTRALPVIGAVSSGAYAAYDTYGVAKVAKAYFSSIESGEISQI
- a CDS encoding TIGR02147 family protein is translated as MAPITEYMDYRKYIRDFYAERKALSGFSWGAFAKLAGFSSPVFLQYVCEGKKNLSETSALQVANAMNLSNVESEFFKRLVSFGSVNDIDSKKKTLEAFLRFSEESHVKNAIADEYGLFKSWKNLLVRELAQAMPNASAKRISLASRRRISTGEVKKILDFLERAGYLEKENGNFRQTERSLKMGKAMSPVKRMIAHDLQIQMAELAVDALKNESTEGRDITGLTIGITRENYGRIVRELAECRRRIVAIATEAERTDEVYRLNMQFFPLTNIGAKRGSD